Proteins found in one Xenopus laevis strain J_2021 chromosome 1L, Xenopus_laevis_v10.1, whole genome shotgun sequence genomic segment:
- the f2rl1.L gene encoding F2R like trypsin receptor 1 L homeolog precursor (The RefSeq protein has 2 substitutions compared to this genomic sequence), with protein sequence MDGWRWSLLILGALLCFPIVAGQNLSTPLKKGRVFIAHGVEKGNGTGKYSYTVTPFVSKVLSDPLTTAFLPAVYIIVFIIGLPSNAIALWVFFFRTKKKHPSMIYMANLALADLMFVIWLPLKIAYHLNGNNWIYGEVLCKVLIGFFYGNMYCSILFMTCLSVQRYWVIVNPISHTRKNTKRALIVSITIWVVIMLGTIPLYLINQTLYLSDLGITTCHDVLPLDLATIDMFNYFLALSIGVFFLPAILTAVVYTLMIRTLTASITDESIGKKRNRAIRLIIIVLVMYLVCFLPSNVLLVIHYGSLKNSYSANLYAFYITALCLSSLNSSIDPFVYYFVSKDFRDHVKNTFLCRSVRTVERMQISFSSMKYSRKTNSYTTKSTDTNTSSC encoded by the exons ATGGACGGCTGGCGGTGGAGTCTGCTGATACTCGGCGCTTTGCTGTGCTTCCCAATAGTAGCAG GACAGAACCTTTCTACTCCATTGAAAAAAGGAAGAGTTTTCATAGCCCATGGAGTGGAGACGGGCAATGGCACTGGGAAATACTCCTACACTGTTACTCCCTTTGTTTCAAAAGTGCTCTCCGATCCGCTGACCACCGCATTCTTACCTGCAGTCTACATTATAGTGTTCATCATTGGCTTACCAAGCAACGCCATTGCACTGTGGGTCTTTTTTTTCCGGACAAAGAAGAAGCACCCTTCCATGATTTATATGGCCAACCTGGCGCTGGCAGATCTGATGTTTGTCATATGGCTCCCATTAAAGATTGCATATCATCTGAATGGAAACAATTGGATTTATGGAGAAGCTTTATGCAAAGTTTTGATTGGGTTCTTTTATGGGAACATGTATTGCTCCATTCTTTTCATGACATGCCTTAGTGTTCAGAGATACTGGGTCATCGTGAACCCCATATCCCACACAAGAAAGAACACAAAACGTGCTCTCATTGTTTCTATTACAATATGGGTGGTCATAATGCTGGGCACCATTCCATTGTATCTGATTAACCAAACCCTGTATCTGTCTGACCTTGGTATCACAACCTGCCATGACGTCTTGCCACTGGACTTGGCAACCATTGACATGTTCAACTACTTCTTGGCTCTTTCCATTGGAGTGTTCTTCCTTCCTGCCATTCTTACTGCTGTGGTATATACGCTCATGATCAGAACTCTGACAGCATCCATCACAGATGAAAGCATTGGGAAGAAAAGAAATAGAGCTATAAGGTTGATCATTATTGTGCTGGTCATGTATCTTGTCTGCTTCCTGCCCAGTAATGTTCTGCTAGTGATCCATTACGGGTCGTTAAAGAACAGCTACTCGGCCAACTTGTACGCCTTCTATATCACAGCGCTGTGTCTTTCTTCTTTGAACAGCTCCATTGACCCCTTTGTCTACTATTTTGTATCTAAAGATTTTAGGGACCATGTTAAAAACACGTTCCTTTGCAGAAGTGTACGAACTGTAGAGAGAATGCAGATCTCGTTTAGCTCAATGAAATACTCTCGGAAAACCAACTCCTACACGACAAAGTCAACAGACACCAACACAAGCAGCTGttag
- the s100z.L gene encoding S100 calcium binding protein Z L homeolog, whose translation MPTQLECAMDSMIRIFHHYSGKEGDKYKLNKGELKQLLQSELTDFLACQKDPQLVDKIMNDLDSNKDNEVDFGEFVVLVAALTVACNEFFEEQQRKKSK comes from the exons ATGCCCACCCAGCTGGAATGCGCCATGGACTCCATGATCCGAATCTTTCACCACTACTCTGGCAAAGAAGGGGATAAATACAAGCTCAACAAAGGCGAACTCAAGCAACTGTTGCAGAGTGAGCTGACAGATTTCCTTGCG TGCCAAAAGGACCCCCAGTTAGTCGACAAAATAATGAACGACCTTGACTCCAACAAAGACAACGAGGTCGATTTCGGCGAATTTGTGGTGTTGGTGGCCGCTCTGACCGTCGCTTGCAATGAATTCTTTGAGGAGCAGCAAcggaaaaaaagcaaatag